In the Blautia faecicola genome, AGAGAGGGGATTCTGAAAGCAAATCGGACTCCGACTGATAGGCGTTATTATACTTATGACCAATATCTTCAGTTTAAGGGTATAAATACTGAAAACGATAATCGTCAGATTGTTATTTATGCCAGAGTATCTACAAAAAACCAAAAAGATGATTTACAAAACCAAGTAACTTTTTTACGTCAGTTTTGCAATGCTAAAGGTATCATTGTAGATCAATGTATTGAAGATTATGGAAGTGGGCTTAACTACAATCGTAAAAAGTGGAATCAATTATTAGATGAAGTAATGGAACAAAAAATCAAAACTATTATAGTTACACATAAAGATAGATTTGTCAGATTTGGCTATGATTGGTTTGAAAAATTCTGTATGAAGTTTAATACAAACATAGTGGTAGTGAATAATGAAGAACTATCACCACAGGAAGAACTCGTACAGGATATTGTTTCTATACTCCATGTGTTCTCTTGCAGGTTGTATGGACTTCGTAAGTATAAAAAACAAATAGAAAGGGATGAGGAAATTGCTAAAGAGCTTCAAAACGGAAATAAATCCGACAGTCGAGCAAAAAATCAAGATTAACAAGACTATCGGCACTTGTAGGTACGTTTACAACTTTTATCTCAGTCACAACAAAGCTTTATACGATAACGGTGAAAAGTTTATGACTGGCAAGAGTTTCAGCGTATGGCTCAATAATGAGTACATTCCTAATAATCCTGATAAAGTATGGATGAAAGAAGTGTATTCAAAAGCTGTAAAAAAGTCCATTGAAGATGGATGTATTGCATTTACAAGATTTTTTAAACATCAAAGTGCTTTTCCTAATTTCAAAAGGAAAGGTAAGTCTGATGTAAAAATGTATTTCGTAAAGAATAATCCTAAAGATTGTAGATGCGAGAGACATAGGTTGAACATACCCACTTTAGATTGGGTACGCATTAAAGAAAAAGGTTATATACCAACAACTAAAGAGGGATGGAAAATCAAAAGCGGTACAGTATCCATCAAAGCAGGCAGATACTATGTGTCAGTTCTTGTAGAAATTCCTGACGCTAAAATTGCTAATAATAGCAATGGTGGTATAGGAATTGACCTGGGTTTGAAAGACTTGGCGATTGTTTCCAATGGTAAAACTTATAAAAATATCAATAAGTCAGCAAGAATTAAAAAATTGGAAAAGAAACTGCGTAGAGAACAAAGATGTCTCTCACGCAAGTATGAAAATTTAAAGAAAGGAGAGTCCACTCAAAAGAATATACAAAAGCAAAAGCTCAAAGTACAAAGACTTCATCATAAAATAGATAATATCCGTACGGATTATATCAATAAATCAATAGCAGAGATAGTGAAAACCAAGCCATCTTATATAACTATTGAAGATTTGAATGTATCAGGAATGATGAAGAACAGACATCTATCAAAAGCCGTTGCGTCACAAAAGTTCTATGAATTTAGAACTAAGCTCAAAGCTAAGTGTGATGAAAATGGTATTGAATTAAGAGTCGTAGACAGATGGTATCCATCATCCAAAATATGTCATTGCTGTGGTGCTATCAAGAAAGATTTGAAGCTTTCAGATAGAATATACCGTTGTAATTGTGGCTATGTCGAGGATAGGGATTTCAATGCTGCTCTTAATCTAAGAGATGCTTTAACTTACGAAGTTGCATAATGAACGCAAACGTAAGTATGTACTGCGGGCTATCGCAGGAATTTACGACTGTGGAGTGTACACGAACTTGTGAGTAGCGTATTGTTTACAATCGCCAAAGCATACACATCGAAGCAGTAAGAAGTATCCGCAAGGGCTTCAATTTCTCGATGTGTTTGAGTATATTTCAACACATTTTGAGTGGCAGCATAAAAATGCTGACCAGCAGCATAAAGAGTCTACTTCGTTTGGATTATGATACTTACAGCCGAACGACATCCGGAAAATACTCCCTAAAACGAGATCTCGACCACACATCCGTTAAGGTTTTCGACAAGCGTAAAGAGAAAAAAAATATCGATGATATGGCAGTTATGCTTCTGATCGATACATCCGGCTCTATGCATGGTGAGAAAATCAAGCTTGCAAAGGATACCGCCGTAATCCTTGCCGAATCCTTTGCCTCCCTCAAAATCCCATGCTATATCATGGGATTTACTGCGGATACAGCCGGGTGTGATGTGTTACATAATCATTATGTGACATGGACCAACAACAAGGCGGAAAGAAAATCCCTCGTAAAGCTGAACGCAAATGCGAACAATGATGACGGGTATTCTATCCGTTTCGCTACCCAGATCTTAAAAAAAAAGAAGGCTGAGCACAAACTTTTATTCGTGATATCAGACGGTGCACCTGCATGTATGCGGTATCATGCCACAGACGGAGTTAAGGATACCTCATTGGCGATAATA is a window encoding:
- a CDS encoding cobaltochelatase CobT-related protein — encoded protein: MDYDTYSRTTSGKYSLKRDLDHTSVKVFDKRKEKKNIDDMAVMLLIDTSGSMHGEKIKLAKDTAVILAESFASLKIPCYIMGFTADTAGCDVLHNHYVTWTNNKAERKSLVKLNANANNDDGYSIRFATQILKKKKAEHKLLFVISDGAPACMRYHATDGVKDTSLAIIEAKKVSDILGIGIGIHHCKELKKMYQGRFIDVQDINELTSAVCRQLKNILRKWL
- a CDS encoding RNA-guided endonuclease InsQ/TnpB family protein, translated to MRKLLKSFKTEINPTVEQKIKINKTIGTCRYVYNFYLSHNKALYDNGEKFMTGKSFSVWLNNEYIPNNPDKVWMKEVYSKAVKKSIEDGCIAFTRFFKHQSAFPNFKRKGKSDVKMYFVKNNPKDCRCERHRLNIPTLDWVRIKEKGYIPTTKEGWKIKSGTVSIKAGRYYVSVLVEIPDAKIANNSNGGIGIDLGLKDLAIVSNGKTYKNINKSARIKKLEKKLRREQRCLSRKYENLKKGESTQKNIQKQKLKVQRLHHKIDNIRTDYINKSIAEIVKTKPSYITIEDLNVSGMMKNRHLSKAVASQKFYEFRTKLKAKCDENGIELRVVDRWYPSSKICHCCGAIKKDLKLSDRIYRCNCGYVEDRDFNAALNLRDALTYEVA
- a CDS encoding IS607 family transposase, whose amino-acid sequence is MTNYKPKDFAELLGVSVKTLQRWDREGILKANRTPTDRRYYTYDQYLQFKGINTENDNRQIVIYARVSTKNQKDDLQNQVTFLRQFCNAKGIIVDQCIEDYGSGLNYNRKKWNQLLDEVMEQKIKTIIVTHKDRFVRFGYDWFEKFCMKFNTNIVVVNNEELSPQEELVQDIVSILHVFSCRLYGLRKYKKQIERDEEIAKELQNGNKSDSRAKNQD